The following is a genomic window from Pueribacillus theae.
AGACACATGTAAATATCATTGTTTAAACATCTAGTAATTGGCAAGATAATCATTGTTTTTTTCGTTGAAGATTCTTATACTTATTTTTAAGAAGAACAGTAAGGAGAGAAATAAAATGGAATTAGTTGTTTATCTAGCAGGCCAAATTCATGATAATTGGAGAGATGAAATTAGAGAAAAAGCAAGTAAACTGGGCTTGCCGATCACATTCGTCGGGCCGATGGAAAACCACGATCGTTCGGATCACATCGGGGAAGAAATTCTTGGGCCGCAGCCAAACAAAATGTTAGTGGACGATGCCGCGTCCGATTTGAATAATTTAAGAACAGAGGTGCTGCTCTCTAAAGCTGACGTTGTCATTGCATGTTTCGGTGAAAAATATAAACAATGGAATACGGCAATGGACGCTTCAGCTGCAATCTCCAAAAACAAGCCGCTTATTTTAATTCGTCCTGAGTCGCTCATCCATCCATTAAAAGAAATTGCGAATAAAGCAAGCGTAGTCTGTGAAACAGCGGATCAAGCCGTTAAAGCTTTATCCTATATTTTTGAAACGGAGTAAAACGCCAAAACGCTTCTGACCTCAAAGTCAGAAGCGTTTTTTATAAAATAAATATTGTCCAAAAAGAATTTTAACGAGATGTTCGTACATCTCGCTTCGAGTGACAAGGCCGTTCGTAAAAATTCCGACAGCACCCTCACTTTGCCCTATATTTTTCTTGCCGGCAAATTCATCCATGACAGTGCTGAGCTCTTTCCCCTTTACAAGCTCGCAGCAAACGGCTTTCGGGAGCAAAAAGCGTGCACCACTGCTCACGATTTCAATTCCGCCTGCATCGACAAGAGCTCCCCAATTGCAGACGAACCATTGATTTTCCAACTTGTCTACACCACCCTCAAGACCAATCCCGATGCTGCATTTCGGGTGTTGCAATGCTCCCCTGGCACGGTTGAGCGCGCCTTCCTTCGTTTCGTTATCTGAAAGCGGCTGGGGAGAAACGCCTGAAGGGACTGGATGGACGAATACGTTCATGCCCATATCTGATGCTATTCTTTCAACCGCCAACAATTTTGCCCGATTTTTTGAACCGACAGCAACGTTCATCTTTAGCTGTTGACCCGAATTGAATTCACTGTAGATTCATCTGTTGATTTGACGAGGGCGATTAAAAGCTCTTTTGCAGCGGCATAATCATCTATATGGATAATTGAGGCAGATGTATGGATATAACGTGAACAAATACCGACAACAGCCGATGGTACGCCGGCTCCTGACAGGTGTACCCGCCCTGCATCCGTTCCGCCTGCTGACACAAAAAACTGATAAGGAATTTTTTTCGACTCTGCCGTATCTAAAATAAATTCCCTCATTCCTCTATGGGTAACCATTGAACCATCATAGATGCGAAGCAGTGTCCCTTTGCCAAGTTTACCAAATGCTTGTTTATCCCCTGACATATCATTGGCCGGGCTCGCATCAAGTGCATAAAAAATATCCGGGTTAATAAGATCCGCAGCCGTCTGGGCTCCGCGAAGCCCGACTTCTTCTTGAACAGTCGCTCCCGAAAATAGTTGGTTAGGCAATTTCTCATCTTTTAATTCCTTTAAAAGTTCGATTGCAAGCCCGCAGCCATAACGGTTATCCCACGCCTTTGCGAGAATTTTCTTTTCGTTTGCCATCGGTGTGAATGGACAAACCGGTGTAATCGGCTGGCCAGGGCGAATGCCAAGCCTTTCGGCGTCCGTTTTATCATCTGCCCCAACATCGATCAGCATGTTTTTAATGTCCATCGGTTTTTTTCTTTGTTCCTCTTTTAATAAATGCGGAGGAATCGAAGCGATTACGCCTGGAACAGCGCCGTTTTTCGTTTCGATTTCAACGCGCTGAGCGAGCAATACTTGACTCCACCAGCCGCCGAGCGTCTGAAAACGCACCATGCCTTCTTCTGTAATATCTGTCACCATAAATCCAACTTCATCCATATGTCCCGCAACCATAACACGCGGCCCATTGCCTGACACGTTTTTCACACCAAACAAGCTGCCTAAATTGTCTCGGATAATAGCGTCTGCATATTTCTCAAGTTCCTTTTCCATAAAATTTCGGACATGTTGTTCGAAACCCGGCGCTCCTCTTAGCTCTGTTAATGTTTTGAAAAGTTCCTTCGTTTCTTTATTCATTTCGCATCCTCCCATCAGTATCTTTTTGAACAATCTCTTACAATTTATCTTAACGAAACTTAGAAACAACTTCCAGAGTGAGCGTATTAGTTTCAGTCAATGTCCATCTCGTATGTTGTTTCATCTGACGTCCATCTAGTATAATGAAGAAAATCGTTTGAAAGGAGATTTACATGAAAGTCTACTCTTTCCTGGCAGGAACCGCACTCGGTTTAATCGCGGGGCTAACCATTTCAAAGCAACTTGAAGATAAGGGCATTACCCCTGAAAAAGCTTTAAAAAAGGTGAAGGATGAATTAAAGGGAAAGCTGGCTATTGAAGGCTCGTGGATCCAAATGATTCCCGAAAAACTGCAAAACGACAAACTTGAATATACGGTTTACCGCGGAGGGCTAACTTCCAATGAAGAAAACAATGTAACCTATTACGATTTTGCCGTTGATACAAAAACCGGAGCCATACTAGAATTTAAGAATCACAATTAATCAAAAAAGTCCACTTATACAATCGGTATAAGCGGACTTTTCTATTAGAAAGTCTAAATTTGCCCCTTCGCAAATTCAAACCAACCCGGCCACTGACCTCTGACTTCTTAATTATTGGTAGGTTTGTTGTTGGCCATAGTAGAGTTTATTAGCAATTTTAAATTTCGTTGTTAAATATTGGCGCGGCTCCCAAACAAGTACAATGATTAAAAAATAAACAAGAGGGACAACAATCAAAAGCGCAATGATTAAGCCCATTTGAAGCTTAATCCCTGTTTCGCCTTTATGTGATTCTTTATACTTGACTGCTTCATCAACACCAGCCAACTGTGCTTCCTGGAGCACCTTTCCATTTTCCGAATCATAGTAGACAACTTCCTTGTGCACAATAGGAAAAATTTTGTCGCGGATTACAGAATACTCCGCCAAAGCCATTTGAACAGTGCCTGTTTCCAACTCAGGATCATTCACCGAGATTTCTTGGAAATCAGAGAGTGTCAAAGAACCTTTTTTATAGTTGGAATGTTCTTCTTGTTTCGCATCTTGGATTGCTTTTTCCATATCT
Proteins encoded in this region:
- a CDS encoding YtoQ family protein, with protein sequence MELVVYLAGQIHDNWRDEIREKASKLGLPITFVGPMENHDRSDHIGEEILGPQPNKMLVDDAASDLNNLRTEVLLSKADVVIACFGEKYKQWNTAMDASAAISKNKPLILIRPESLIHPLKEIANKASVVCETADQAVKALSYIFETE
- a CDS encoding PepSY domain-containing protein produces the protein MKVYSFLAGTALGLIAGLTISKQLEDKGITPEKALKKVKDELKGKLAIEGSWIQMIPEKLQNDKLEYTVYRGGLTSNEENNVTYYDFAVDTKTGAILEFKNHN
- a CDS encoding DUF84 family protein produces the protein MNVAVGSKNRAKLLAVERIASDMGMNVFVHPVPSGVSPQPLSDNETKEGALNRARGALQHPKCSIGIGLEGGVDKLENQWFVCNWGALVDAGGIEIVSSGARFLLPKAVCCELVKGKELSTVMDEFAGKKNIGQSEGAVGIFTNGLVTRSEMYEHLVKILFGQYLFYKKRF
- a CDS encoding M42 family metallopeptidase; the encoded protein is MNKETKELFKTLTELRGAPGFEQHVRNFMEKELEKYADAIIRDNLGSLFGVKNVSGNGPRVMVAGHMDEVGFMVTDITEEGMVRFQTLGGWWSQVLLAQRVEIETKNGAVPGVIASIPPHLLKEEQRKKPMDIKNMLIDVGADDKTDAERLGIRPGQPITPVCPFTPMANEKKILAKAWDNRYGCGLAIELLKELKDEKLPNQLFSGATVQEEVGLRGAQTAADLINPDIFYALDASPANDMSGDKQAFGKLGKGTLLRIYDGSMVTHRGMREFILDTAESKKIPYQFFVSAGGTDAGRVHLSGAGVPSAVVGICSRYIHTSASIIHIDDYAAAKELLIALVKSTDESTVNSIRVNS